The Tubulanus polymorphus chromosome 6, tnTubPoly1.2, whole genome shotgun sequence genome includes a region encoding these proteins:
- the LOC141907156 gene encoding splicing factor 3A subunit 1-like, which produces MPEALVQPTAASTGTGGGGEQQKSSIGIIYPPPEVRNIVDKTASFVARNGPEFETRIRQNEINNPKFNFLNANDPYHAYYQYKVKEFKEGKGQEPAAPKGTPVGISVAPAFTKTQEQQSKLIEPIVPSEPPPQSDFIADPPSISAFDLDVVKLTAQFVARNGRQFLTNLMNREQRNYQFDFLRPQHSLFTYFTKLVEQYTMILIPPKDLNKKLSTESINLKEVLDQVIYRVEWAKYQERERRKIEEAAERERVAYAQIDWHDFVVVETVDFQPNEQGNLPPPTTPEEVGARVIAQQRVDLEESNDVEMEVESGDETDSSDDDEDAAKEKTSNETRKKEEEVVTKRLPPPPPPSIPPPPLPSEVPRPPPVSEIPQPPPLPPTPDHVVVRKDYDPKAAKASAAVVTDQYLISPITGEKIAADKVAEHVRIGLLDRKWIEQRDRSMSEKREQEEVFAPGVSIGSNLKKLSERRTDIFGIGLEETQIGKKIGEEEKRVEKVTWDGHTASMEKVTQKARENISIQEQIHLIHKVKGLLPDENKEKIGPTLPSSKPTTTSSSLGGRMPPATSSSTLTAPMKPLLPPTSTLPKPKPLQQARIPAAMMASMPRPPPIHRPAHMSVPPVMMMPAMPQPPMMPGMPPLPPPPMMPPMPMQVPHPMSSHQQQHAVEDEPPTKKAKTEDSLLPEEEFLRRYKAPVTFQVQIPNMPDKSEWKLTGQMLTLTLPLTDNVSVIKAKLHEELGMPAGKQKLQHDGLFIKDSNTLAFYNFTRGAVVQLQLKERGGRKK; this is translated from the exons ATGCCTGAAGCGTTAGTCCAACCGACTGCAGCCTCGACTGGAACTGGAGGAGGAGGGGAACAACAGAAATCATCGATAGGAATTATATATCCACCTCCAGAAGTCAGAA ACATCGTCGATAAAACCGCGAGTTTCGTCGCGCGTAATGGACCCGAATTCGAAACGCGTATTCGTCAAAACGAAATCAACAATCCGAAATTCAACTTCCTCAACGCCAACGACCCGTACCACGCCTACTACCAGTATAAAGTCAAAGAGTTCAAGGAGGGCAAAG GCCAAGAACCAGCAGCGCCTAAg GGCACCCCGGTCGGGATTTCAGTTGCGCCAGCGTTCACTAAAACACAAGAACAGCAGAGTAAACTGATCGAACCTATCGTACCGTCGGAACCTCCGCCTCAGAGCGACTTCATCGCTGACCCTCCTTCTATATCAGCATTCGACTT GGATGTAGTTAAGTTGACTGCTCAATTCGTCGCCAGAAACGGTCGTCAATTTCTGACGAATTTAATGAATCGCGAACAGCGTAATTATCAGTTTGATTTCCTGCGACCGCAGCACAGTTTATTCACCTACTTCACTAAACTAGTCGAACAGTACACCATG attttgatTCCGCCGAAAGATTTGAATAAGAAATTGTCGACAGAATCGATTAATTTGAAAGAA GTTTTGGATCAGGTGATCTATCGCGTGGAATGGGCGAAATATCAGGAACGCGAGCGTCGTAAGATCGAAGAGGCAGCCGAAAGAGAACGAG TCGCGTACGCACAGATCGACTGGCACGACTTCGTCGTCGTGGAGACAGTCGACTTCCAGCCGAACGAACAGGGCAACCTGCCGCCTCCGACGACTCCGGAGGAGGTCGGAGCGCGAGTCATCGCGCAGCAACGCGTCGATCTGGAG GAATCGAATGATGTTGAAATGGAAGTGGAAAGCGGGGATGAAACGGACAGcagcgacgacgacgaggacGCAGCAAAGGAGAAAACATCGAATGAAACACGG AAGAAGGAAGAAGAGGTAGTGACTAAACGTCTGCCACCACCGCCACCTCCCAGTATACCTCCCCCGCCTCTACCGTCCGAGGTGCCGCGACCTCCTCCGGTCAGTGAAATACCACAACCACCACCTCTACCCCCGACACCGGACCACGTCGTAGTCAGGAAGGATTACGATCCTAAAG CTGCGAAGGCGTCTGCGGCAGTCGTAACCGATCAGTACCTGATTTCACCAATCACTGGCGAGAAGATCGCCGCCGATAAGGTAGCGGAACACGTTCGCATCGGATTACTGGATCGTAAGTGGATCGAACAGCGCGATCGGTCGATGTCGGAGAAACGCGAACAGGAAGAGGTGTTCGCGCCCGGAGTCAGCATCGGATCAAACTTGAAGAAACTGTCGGAGCGTCGTACGGATATATTCGGTATCGGTCTCGAGGAGACGCAGATCGGTAAAAAG aTCGGTGAAGAAGAGAAACGCGTTGAGAAGGTCACGTGGGACGGTCACACGGCGTCGATGGAGAAAGTCACGCAGAAAGCTCGTGAAAACATCTCGATTCAGGAACAGATTCATCTGATTCACAAAGTCAAGGGTCTCCT GCCGGACGAAAACAAAGAGAAGATCGGACCGACCCTCCCGTCGTCGAAACCAACGACGACCTCGTCGTCGCTAGGCGGAAGGATGCCGCCGGCGACCTCTTCGTCGACGCTGACGGCTCCGATGAAACCGCTGCTGCCACCTACGTCGACGTTACCGAAACCGAAGCCGCTGCAGCAGGCGAGGATTCCGGCGGCGATGATGGCGTCGATGCCGCGCCCGCCGCCGATTCACCGACCCGCCCACATGTCCGTGCCGCCCGTCATGATGATGCCCGCGATGCCTCAACCGCCGATGATGCCGG GTATGCCTCCATTGCCGCCTCCCCCTATGATGCCTCCGATGCCGATGCAGGTGCCGCACCCGATGTCAtcgcaccagcagcagcatgCGGTCGAAGACGAACCACCGACGAAGAAAGCTAAAACCGAGGACAGTCTGTTACCGGAGGAAGAGTTCCTCAGGAGATACAAG GCTCCAGTCACGTTTCAAGTGCAGATACCGAACATGCCGGATAAGAGTGAATGGAAACTGACCGGTCAGATGTTAACGTTAACCCTTCCTCTTACTGATAat gtGTCTGTTATCAAAGCTAAGTTGCACGAAGAGCTCGGAATGCCGGCCGGAAAACAGAAATTACAACACGAC GGTTTGTTCATCAAAGATTCGAACACTCTCGCGTTCTATAATTTCACGCGCGGCGCGGTCGTTCAACTACAACTGAAAGAGCGCGGTGGACGAAAGAAATAA